Below is a window of Cryobacterium sp. PAMC25264 DNA.
GATCGAGAAATCGCGCACGGTGAGCAGGGGGTCTGACATGGGGGTCGTCGCTTTCGTGAAGGTCGGCGATTCAGGGGCGGATGCGCGTGCATCCGCCCCGTCGTCGATTCGAGCTACTTGGCCGGTGTCAGTTTGGTGAGGATCAGCGGCACGGTGACCTGCACGGGGTCAGCGGTGGCGTACTGGTCGTCTTCGCTCGGCCAACCCACGTAGTTGCGGGTGTTGTACTCCCCCAGCACCGGGTGGGTGCCCACCGGGATCACCGGGACGTCTTCGACGAAGATGGTCTGGATCTCGTCGAGCGCCGCGGTGCGCTCCTCATCGGTGGCCGCGGTGGCGTAGGTGTTCAGCAGTTCGGTGGCCCGGGGGTTCTCGTAGCGGCCGTAGTTGAAGTCCACGTTCTCGCCCGTGAGCAGCCAGCGGCCGTCCATGCTGTCGGAGTAGAGGTCGTACGGGGTGGTGCCACTGTCGGTCCAGTGCATGATGGCGTCGAAGTTGCCGGAGCGCTTGTTGGCCCACCAGGTGTCGGCGTCGGGGGTGTTCACCTTGGCGTCGGCGCCGAGGGTCTTGGTCACCTGGTCGGCGATGAGGCTGATGCCGGTGACGTAGTCGTTCCAGCCCTGCGGCACCTCGAGGGTGAACGAGACGGGTTCGCCGTCGGGGTCGATCAGGGCGTCTTTGGCCCAGGTGTAGCCGGCGTCTTCGAGGATCGCCCGAGCACCGTCGACGTCGATGGAGAACTCCTCGCCCTCGTACTCGGGAGCGATGTACTTGTCACCGACGGGAGTGGGCATGCCGGTCACCGACGACAGTTCGGGGCCGGCCTTCTCGCGGGCGATCTCGGTGTGCGCCGCACGGTCGAGCACGATGTTGACCGCCTGGCGGAAGGCGACGTTGTTGAACGGCTTCTGCTGGTGGTTGAGGAAGAGCACGTCGGGGGCCAGCACGTTGGCGGCCCAGAACACGTTGTGCTCGGAATCC
It encodes the following:
- a CDS encoding ABC transporter substrate-binding protein; this encodes MRLKSTFIGIGMVAALALTGCSANTGNTSQPESGAALTIAKPDGAIPTESNNPWVGDSSANKLGYKNVIFEPLAMVNAVGENETTPWLAEKVVWNDDYTQLTVTPRTGVTWNDGEDFTADDIVFSFNLIRNTPALDTGNLQLTDIVKDGENVVLTFAESKFVKQAQVLHIPMVPEHIWADIADPTTETNPNPVGTGPYTLESFSSQSVTMTARDDYWGGDLAVPTLYYVSYNDNTALTTALANGDADWAQAFIPNVQSAFVDKDSEHNVFWAANVLAPDVLFLNHQQKPFNNVAFRQAVNIVLDRAAHTEIAREKAGPELSSVTGMPTPVGDKYIAPEYEGEEFSIDVDGARAILEDAGYTWAKDALIDPDGEPVSFTLEVPQGWNDYVTGISLIADQVTKTLGADAKVNTPDADTWWANKRSGNFDAIMHWTDSGTTPYDLYSDSMDGRWLLTGENVDFNYGRYENPRATELLNTYATAATDEERTAALDEIQTIFVEDVPVIPVGTHPVLGEYNTRNYVGWPSEDDQYATADPVQVTVPLILTKLTPAK